From one Ignavibacteria bacterium genomic stretch:
- a CDS encoding A/G-specific adenine glycosylase — MISTKNTTRIRALALAWYRKSGRDFPWRAANASVYTVFVSEFMLQQTQATRVASLLPIFLRRFPGIRELAGATNAEVIRAWQGLGYNGRALRLRDAAAIIARDYRSEIPDDAGVLRTLPGIGDYTSNAIACFGYGKRTVVIDVNIRRVYSRLLQPMPHCGVLATNSQVSKFAESIIPRQNPEEWHQAVMDLGATVCMAKKTLCSLCPLSSVCPSYGLPKAPAPIRKSAEPEIQGVPRRIWRGRIVQLLRESPDRGLSLTALLPKGALDSDDREVWLNLLYRMQADGLIRIGKMIELQS, encoded by the coding sequence GTGATTTCTACCAAAAATACCACTCGGATCCGTGCCCTCGCACTGGCATGGTACCGTAAAAGTGGTCGGGACTTCCCATGGCGTGCCGCGAATGCATCAGTATATACGGTTTTTGTTTCGGAGTTCATGCTTCAGCAAACCCAGGCAACTCGCGTAGCTTCGCTACTGCCCATATTTCTTCGGCGTTTTCCCGGAATTCGTGAGTTAGCTGGTGCGACAAATGCAGAAGTGATCAGAGCATGGCAGGGGCTGGGGTATAACGGTAGAGCTCTGCGGCTAAGAGATGCTGCAGCGATTATTGCAAGAGACTATAGGTCCGAAATTCCTGATGATGCAGGGGTGCTGCGGACATTACCAGGGATTGGCGATTATACGTCGAATGCAATTGCATGTTTTGGCTACGGGAAACGAACAGTGGTGATAGATGTTAATATTCGTCGTGTCTATTCAAGGCTGCTTCAGCCTATGCCGCATTGCGGAGTACTTGCTACAAACAGCCAGGTATCGAAGTTTGCCGAATCTATTATTCCGCGCCAAAATCCGGAAGAATGGCATCAGGCTGTAATGGACCTGGGTGCAACAGTATGTATGGCAAAGAAGACGCTGTGTTCGCTTTGTCCGCTTTCCTCAGTCTGCCCATCTTATGGCCTCCCAAAGGCACCCGCTCCAATTAGAAAATCTGCCGAACCGGAAATTCAGGGAGTACCCCGCCGAATCTGGCGCGGAAGAATTGTACAATTACTGCGTGAGTCACCTGATCGCGGACTAAGCCTTACCGCACTGCTTCCCAAGGGGGCCCTGGATTCCGATGATCGTGAAGTATGGTTGAACCTGCTTTACAGAATGCAGGCCGACGGGTTGATCAGAATAGGAAAGATGATTGAATTACAGTCGTAA
- the cdd gene encoding cytidine deaminase, translating into MQPTKSLPNEIRSAAIRVAELAYASAYAPYSSFAVGACIVDSEGGLHSGCNVENASYGLTICAERVAIGNAISSGHRGFVCCVIVTDTAKPVAPCGACRQVLIEHSDSLVVISRTLTGLEKQWYLSDLLVDSFSKSDL; encoded by the coding sequence ATGCAACCTACAAAATCACTTCCAAACGAAATACGTTCAGCAGCAATCCGTGTGGCTGAGCTGGCCTATGCATCGGCCTATGCTCCGTACAGTAGCTTTGCCGTTGGTGCTTGTATTGTTGATTCAGAAGGGGGCTTGCATTCAGGGTGTAACGTAGAAAACGCATCGTACGGACTAACCATCTGTGCAGAGAGAGTTGCAATTGGTAACGCAATCAGCAGCGGACACCGTGGTTTTGTATGTTGTGTTATCGTAACGGATACTGCAAAACCTGTTGCACCATGCGGTGCATGCAGGCAGGTACTGATAGAGCATTCTGATAGTTTAGTGGTTATCAGCAGAACACTAACCGGATTAGAAAAACAATGGTATCTTAGCGACCTTTTAGTTGACAGCTTTTCGAAGTCCGATTTATAA
- the metG gene encoding methionine--tRNA ligase, giving the protein MKRYLITSALPYASGITHLGNVVGSTLPADIYARYCRLQGRETLYVCGSDEYGVAITIAAEKEGVTPLELVNKYHTANETALRAIGIDFDVFGRTTDPLHAETAREFFTTWLEKGLLVERDDDQFYDEQSGIFLPDRYVEGVCPNCGYDKARGDQCDSCGAYYNQLDLKNPRSVVSGQTPVVKKTKHWYFKLNEFQQWTEQYIEQHAGEWKDNVLQQSRSWLNQGLAARTATRDLQWGIPVPVEGATGKVLYVWFEAVLGYISATKRWASDKGTPGEWEKWWKDSNTQYTAFLGKDNIVFHTIIFPILLHTRENEGYILPEAVPANEFLNLEGKKFSKSRNWAIDVQQYLAAFPQQEHVDILRYVLTTSMPETKDSDFTWRDYQSKAINELAAILGNLVNRVSLFVHKNYNGVVPEGTVVSGEHEEVLLQALKEATQAAGDRLDTFRFRDAVTEAMNAARAVNKYFNDKAPWKAIKTDPSDAAATLKRCLEALGTVSVLMAPFTPWAAASIQNMLGLEERIGAVGEDIKNVWSEAWKVHLNPGDTVGQPDILFHRIEDDVVRRQLELLTEASGNTNNTNDTASSESMLIDVDLFSKVQLRTAEILEAEAVPKSKKLLKLQVRIGTERRQIIAGIAQHYKPDNLVGKMIVVVYNLKPATLMGMESQGMVLAASNSDGFLTLIGPSDTGVGAGAEVR; this is encoded by the coding sequence ATGAAACGATATTTAATAACATCTGCCTTGCCCTACGCAAGCGGCATAACACACCTGGGAAACGTGGTAGGAAGTACGTTGCCTGCCGATATTTATGCACGGTATTGCAGACTTCAAGGACGTGAAACTCTCTATGTGTGCGGGTCCGACGAATACGGAGTTGCAATTACGATAGCAGCCGAGAAGGAAGGAGTTACACCATTAGAGTTAGTAAACAAATACCATACAGCTAACGAAACTGCACTGCGTGCTATTGGAATTGACTTTGACGTGTTTGGCAGAACAACCGATCCGCTCCATGCCGAGACAGCAAGGGAGTTCTTTACAACATGGCTTGAAAAGGGGCTTTTGGTAGAGCGAGATGACGATCAGTTCTACGATGAGCAGTCAGGAATATTTCTGCCCGACCGGTACGTAGAAGGAGTGTGTCCGAATTGCGGTTATGATAAAGCACGCGGTGATCAGTGTGATAGCTGTGGAGCATATTACAACCAACTTGACTTAAAAAACCCGCGTTCTGTAGTATCGGGTCAGACACCCGTAGTAAAGAAAACCAAACACTGGTACTTTAAACTCAATGAATTCCAGCAGTGGACTGAACAGTACATCGAGCAGCACGCCGGCGAGTGGAAGGACAATGTTCTTCAGCAAAGCAGATCCTGGCTAAACCAGGGCCTTGCTGCACGGACGGCAACAAGAGACTTACAGTGGGGCATTCCCGTACCCGTGGAAGGTGCCACCGGTAAAGTACTCTATGTATGGTTTGAAGCAGTTCTCGGGTATATATCAGCAACTAAGCGATGGGCATCAGACAAAGGTACTCCCGGTGAGTGGGAGAAGTGGTGGAAGGACTCCAATACGCAGTACACTGCATTCCTGGGCAAGGACAATATTGTATTCCACACCATCATATTCCCAATCCTGCTGCACACCAGAGAAAACGAAGGTTACATTCTGCCGGAAGCGGTACCTGCCAACGAATTCTTGAATTTGGAAGGGAAGAAGTTTTCGAAGAGCAGGAACTGGGCAATTGACGTACAGCAGTATCTGGCTGCATTTCCGCAGCAGGAACATGTAGACATTTTGAGGTACGTACTTACTACCAGTATGCCAGAGACCAAGGATAGTGATTTTACGTGGCGTGACTATCAGTCAAAAGCAATCAATGAGTTAGCCGCTATCCTGGGAAATCTTGTGAACAGAGTTAGTTTATTTGTTCATAAAAACTATAACGGTGTTGTTCCCGAGGGAACGGTCGTATCAGGGGAACACGAAGAAGTACTTCTGCAGGCCCTTAAAGAAGCAACACAGGCTGCGGGAGACCGGCTGGATACATTCCGTTTCCGTGATGCCGTCACAGAAGCCATGAATGCAGCCAGGGCCGTTAATAAATATTTTAACGACAAGGCTCCCTGGAAGGCAATAAAAACAGACCCTTCAGATGCGGCCGCTACGCTGAAGAGATGTCTGGAAGCTCTTGGCACAGTATCAGTGTTAATGGCACCATTTACGCCATGGGCTGCTGCAAGTATTCAGAACATGCTTGGTCTTGAGGAACGCATCGGAGCAGTTGGTGAAGATATTAAGAATGTTTGGAGTGAAGCATGGAAGGTGCACCTGAACCCGGGTGACACGGTTGGGCAGCCCGACATCTTATTTCATCGGATAGAAGATGACGTAGTACGCCGGCAACTGGAACTGCTTACCGAAGCTTCGGGCAATACAAACAATACCAACGATACTGCAAGCTCGGAATCCATGCTGATTGACGTTGATCTGTTTTCGAAGGTTCAGCTCAGAACTGCAGAAATTTTGGAGGCGGAAGCCGTACCGAAATCAAAGAAACTCTTAAAGCTCCAGGTCAGGATTGGTACCGAACGCAGGCAGATCATTGCAGGAATTGCGCAACATTACAAGCCCGACAACTTAGTCGGCAAGATGATTGTAGTGGTTTACAACTTAAAACCGGCCACGTTAATGGGTATGGAATCACAGGGCATGGTGCTGGCTGCAAGTAACAGCGACGGATTTCTTACCCTGATTGGTCCATCGGATACAGGAGTTGGTGCCGGTGCAGAGGTACGGTAA
- a CDS encoding class I SAM-dependent methyltransferase — protein MTTPHFTDLAAHIEASNRHPRTKRNFRMQYRLARHTLIPWLQQLGCLNKQSAVCEIGCGEGGVIAAFAEYGVPDAMGTDVVGPLLDQVTRPLLTELGLAVELTTHNVITDSIPDEWKNRFHVVVLRDVIEHLTDQPAAMMAIQRIMKPGGVLLVTFPPYVSAFGGHQQLLQTPLGYIPFVHLLPLRVFEHIIKKGDPVNQDEVRMLAGIRASSNGVQQAAHQAGMQLISERYFGLRPVFKWKYNKPIPTLELTKLKWLAPVRSLSMEAALVFKLMNHGN, from the coding sequence ATGACTACACCACATTTTACTGATCTGGCGGCACATATCGAGGCATCTAACAGACATCCCCGAACAAAGCGTAATTTTCGGATGCAATATCGGTTGGCGCGCCATACACTTATACCCTGGCTACAGCAGCTGGGATGCTTAAATAAACAAAGTGCAGTGTGCGAAATTGGCTGCGGTGAAGGCGGTGTAATTGCTGCGTTTGCTGAGTATGGTGTTCCGGATGCAATGGGCACGGACGTGGTTGGTCCGCTGCTCGACCAGGTTACGCGACCGCTGTTAACCGAATTAGGTCTTGCCGTTGAACTCACCACTCATAATGTGATTACTGACTCAATTCCGGATGAGTGGAAAAACAGATTTCATGTTGTAGTTCTTCGCGATGTTATTGAACACTTGACCGACCAGCCTGCGGCAATGATGGCGATACAACGCATTATGAAACCCGGTGGGGTTTTGCTGGTTACCTTTCCGCCGTATGTATCAGCATTTGGCGGGCATCAGCAGCTGCTTCAAACACCGCTTGGTTACATACCCTTTGTTCATCTGCTGCCCCTTCGTGTATTTGAACACATCATAAAAAAAGGTGATCCGGTAAACCAGGATGAAGTTCGGATGCTTGCCGGTATTAGAGCCAGCAGTAACGGTGTTCAGCAGGCGGCACATCAAGCAGGCATGCAGCTGATTTCTGAACGCTACTTTGGATTGCGGCCGGTGTTTAAATGGAAATATAACAAACCGATACCAACGTTAGAACTAACAAAACTTAAATGGCTTGCTCCGGTAAGAAGCCTTTCCATGGAAGCTGCTCTCGTGTTTAAACTCATGAATCACGGCAATTAA
- a CDS encoding cell division protein FtsL, whose product MANPNIGPEKDHEPEQSYLPGKEPTAIVKQRRLINRWSLFALFFISASATVLYVSNVIAVNKLSQETEQLRRNVDSLETLNKSLRNETYRLQSSERVTKIATEKLGMIPPQEAPVVLQP is encoded by the coding sequence ATGGCAAATCCTAACATCGGGCCAGAAAAAGATCACGAACCGGAGCAGTCGTATCTGCCCGGTAAGGAGCCAACCGCCATTGTTAAGCAGCGCCGGCTGATTAATAGGTGGAGTTTATTTGCTCTTTTCTTTATCAGTGCATCCGCTACGGTTTTGTACGTTAGTAATGTAATCGCCGTTAATAAACTATCACAAGAAACCGAACAACTGCGAAGGAATGTGGACTCATTGGAGACGTTAAACAAAAGTCTGCGTAACGAGACATATCGTCTGCAAAGCTCAGAGCGTGTCACAAAAATTGCAACCGAAAAACTCGGCATGATTCCCCCACAAGAGGCACCGGTAGTATTGCAGCCGTGA
- a CDS encoding MFS transporter: MPTQQKEPLYLHGSQLVFTILVSALGYFVDIYDLILFSIVRLESLASIGVHGDQLISASELILNSQMAGMLIGGVIFGVLADKRGRLSVLMASILLYSLMNIANAFVTNVPMYAVFRFFAGIGLAGELGVAITLVTEVMRKETRGYGTTIVASMGILGAVAAYFVHALFNWQAAFIAGGVMGLGLLAMRVRLHESGMFAKQAMAPIAKGNLLMLFNRGRLLTYLACIAIGIPVWYVVGVLVTFSPELASASGTVETVVTGLSITWTYMGMVVGDLASGLLSQWLRSRKKVILLHMILTVLSVWWFLTDTNRSPETIYLQCGILGYAIGYWAVFVTTAAEQFGTNLRATVATTVPNFVRGGMVPILFLLHLLRTGSIPGSDAQVLTGGSIIQSAGIIAVAVFAVALGGWVLLRETFHKDLDYVEN; encoded by the coding sequence ATGCCAACACAACAAAAGGAGCCTCTTTACCTGCATGGATCGCAACTGGTATTTACAATACTGGTAAGTGCCTTAGGGTATTTTGTTGACATCTATGACCTGATTTTGTTTTCGATTGTCAGGCTGGAGAGCTTGGCCTCGATAGGTGTACATGGTGATCAACTTATCAGTGCAAGTGAGTTGATACTAAACTCCCAAATGGCCGGGATGTTAATCGGAGGTGTGATTTTTGGTGTATTGGCTGATAAGCGTGGCAGACTGTCGGTACTGATGGCTTCAATACTACTGTATTCGCTCATGAATATTGCCAATGCCTTCGTTACCAACGTGCCAATGTATGCCGTCTTCAGGTTCTTTGCCGGTATCGGACTGGCCGGTGAACTTGGAGTAGCTATTACGCTTGTAACCGAGGTGATGCGGAAGGAAACCCGCGGATATGGAACCACGATCGTAGCATCAATGGGAATACTTGGTGCCGTTGCAGCGTATTTTGTGCACGCCTTGTTTAACTGGCAGGCAGCCTTTATCGCCGGCGGTGTTATGGGGCTTGGCCTTCTGGCAATGCGTGTTCGGCTGCATGAAAGCGGCATGTTTGCAAAACAGGCAATGGCTCCGATAGCCAAGGGCAATCTGCTAATGCTGTTTAATCGTGGACGACTTTTAACCTACCTGGCCTGTATTGCAATAGGTATTCCGGTGTGGTATGTTGTTGGTGTTCTTGTTACGTTTTCACCGGAGCTTGCGTCTGCCTCGGGTACAGTAGAAACCGTAGTTACCGGACTAAGCATCACATGGACATATATGGGCATGGTGGTAGGCGATCTTGCCAGTGGTTTACTAAGCCAGTGGCTCCGCAGCAGAAAAAAGGTAATACTGCTCCACATGATTTTGACAGTATTGTCTGTATGGTGGTTTTTAACCGATACCAACCGATCGCCTGAGACGATTTATCTGCAGTGCGGAATACTCGGATATGCAATTGGGTACTGGGCAGTATTTGTTACTACGGCAGCAGAACAGTTTGGTACAAACCTGCGGGCTACTGTTGCCACAACGGTACCGAATTTTGTACGCGGAGGCATGGTACCGATTTTATTCCTGCTGCACTTACTTAGAACGGGCAGCATTCCCGGCTCGGATGCTCAGGTACTTACCGGTGGCAGCATTATTCAGAGTGCCGGCATCATTGCCGTAGCTGTTTTTGCTGTAGCTCTTGGTGGCTGGGTGTTGCTCCGCGAAACATTTCATAAAGATCTTGACTACGTAGAAAACTAA
- the guaA gene encoding glutamine-hydrolyzing GMP synthase has product MTHGKRIVVLDFGSQYTQLIARRIREIGVYTEIHPYSISQENLQALQPSGIILSGGPQSVYETGAPHPNADVFNLGVPVLGICYGLQLIAWANGGTVEKAERREFGRAELLIDSPTGLFEGLSTSTEVWMSHGDHLTKIPPGFDRVARTRNAEIGAIVNHDKQIWGVQFHPEVHHTVEGLTLLKNFVVSVCGCAPDWNAASFIEASVADIKATVGNGGVICALSGGVDSTVAAVLLSKALGNQVHCIHVDSGLMRAGESAQIISLFREHFNISVDLVDGSELFLSRLAGVTDPEQKRKIIGTTFIELFEAEASKFGDAQFLAQGTLYPDVIESISIKGPSQTIKTHHNVGGLPERMNLKLIEPFRELFKDEVRAVGRMLGVPDWFVNRHPFPGPGLAIRIPGEVTHEKAEILRQADTIFLDEIRKAGLYDNIWQAFCVLLPVRTVGVMGDERTYEHVCALRAVTGVDGMTADWYHFPYQVLAQISNRIINEVRGINRVVYDISSKPPATIEWE; this is encoded by the coding sequence ATGACACATGGCAAAAGGATAGTGGTTCTGGATTTCGGGTCGCAGTACACGCAGCTTATTGCCCGACGAATTCGTGAAATAGGTGTGTACACCGAAATCCACCCCTATTCAATTTCACAAGAAAACCTGCAGGCATTACAACCGTCTGGGATTATTCTCTCGGGTGGACCACAAAGCGTGTACGAAACGGGCGCTCCGCATCCCAATGCAGATGTGTTTAATCTGGGTGTTCCGGTGCTGGGAATATGTTATGGTTTACAGCTCATCGCCTGGGCTAACGGTGGAACCGTTGAAAAGGCAGAACGCCGTGAATTTGGTCGGGCTGAGCTGCTGATTGATTCACCCACCGGGCTATTTGAAGGTTTGAGTACATCTACGGAAGTATGGATGAGTCATGGTGACCATCTGACGAAGATTCCTCCAGGCTTTGACCGAGTTGCTCGAACCAGGAATGCCGAAATCGGTGCCATTGTTAACCACGACAAACAGATTTGGGGAGTTCAGTTCCATCCAGAAGTTCATCATACCGTTGAAGGGCTAACACTGCTTAAGAATTTTGTTGTATCGGTTTGCGGATGCGCGCCTGACTGGAATGCAGCGTCATTTATCGAAGCATCGGTAGCAGATATTAAGGCAACTGTCGGCAATGGTGGAGTTATCTGTGCTCTAAGCGGTGGTGTTGACAGTACCGTTGCTGCCGTTCTACTCTCGAAGGCACTGGGAAATCAAGTTCACTGTATTCATGTTGACAGCGGATTGATGCGTGCCGGTGAGAGTGCCCAAATAATCAGTTTATTTAGGGAACATTTTAATATCAGTGTAGATCTGGTGGATGGCTCTGAATTATTTCTATCCCGTCTTGCGGGAGTAACCGATCCAGAGCAAAAGCGCAAGATTATTGGTACTACGTTTATTGAACTGTTCGAAGCAGAAGCATCCAAGTTTGGCGACGCACAGTTTCTGGCCCAGGGTACACTATATCCTGACGTCATTGAAAGCATCAGCATCAAGGGTCCGTCACAAACCATAAAAACTCACCACAATGTTGGGGGATTGCCGGAACGAATGAACCTGAAGCTGATCGAGCCGTTCAGGGAACTATTTAAGGACGAGGTGCGCGCTGTTGGACGCATGCTGGGCGTTCCTGACTGGTTCGTCAACCGTCACCCGTTCCCGGGTCCGGGTCTGGCCATCAGAATCCCAGGTGAAGTAACACATGAGAAAGCCGAAATCCTCAGACAGGCAGATACGATATTTCTTGATGAAATCAGAAAAGCTGGTTTGTACGACAATATCTGGCAGGCATTCTGCGTATTGCTGCCGGTGCGTACCGTTGGTGTAATGGGTGATGAACGAACCTACGAACACGTTTGTGCGTTGCGGGCAGTTACCGGTGTGGACGGGATGACTGCCGACTGGTACCACTTTCCATACCAGGTACTGGCACAAATCAGCAACCGCATTATCAACGAAGTCCGTGGCATTAACAGAGTGGTGTATGATATCTCGTCAAAGCCCCCTGCCACTATCGAATGGGAGTGA
- a CDS encoding DJ-1/PfpI family protein: protein MTCLVPITNGSDAMEAVIIIDMMRRAGVDVTVAGDGHLITCSKGVRIVPDTAIDDLGEYDDFDIIILPGGRQGVQNFLANESLRQLIVKHRNAKRPLAAICAAPFVLHELELLKSGSKVTSHPTLEHEFTGYNYVTDRVVDENGIITSRGAGTAFEFALAIIKKYVDEGTARWLSTDIVLYE, encoded by the coding sequence ATGACCTGCCTGGTACCAATCACAAATGGGTCTGACGCAATGGAGGCCGTGATCATCATTGATATGATGAGGAGAGCCGGAGTCGATGTAACTGTGGCCGGTGACGGACACCTGATTACGTGTTCGAAAGGAGTTCGGATAGTGCCTGATACTGCGATTGACGACTTGGGTGAATACGATGATTTTGATATTATCATTCTTCCCGGTGGCAGGCAAGGAGTACAGAACTTCCTCGCAAACGAGTCACTGCGTCAGCTTATCGTTAAACACCGTAACGCAAAACGTCCGCTTGCAGCTATCTGTGCAGCCCCATTTGTTTTACACGAACTCGAGCTTCTGAAAAGTGGCTCAAAAGTCACCTCGCACCCAACGCTCGAACATGAGTTTACCGGCTACAACTACGTTACTGATAGAGTAGTTGACGAAAATGGAATAATCACAAGTCGCGGAGCAGGCACGGCATTTGAATTTGCTTTGGCAATCATCAAGAAATATGTGGACGAAGGAACTGCCCGGTGGCTGTCAACTGATATTGTATTGTACGAATGA
- a CDS encoding PASTA domain-containing protein, which yields MNSVNAYDPIRWRAGLISAIFAFAFVVILGRLFWVQVLDNGKYRDAARKQYESKVELRAERGSLFDRNNREVVGMIRTTSFAADPEMVKHPETIAQLISTATGIATDVLLQKIRQPGKRFVWLARGVNTSLFPDLENLRDPGLIRVTEPKRNFLYGPVCAQLIGVTDLDNNGLTGLELQYNNILRGQSGFVVMQRDGKGRLRSGVNPERSSPQNGHSLELTIDIEFQRIAEKELERGVRESGAVSGTVIALIPSTGEVLAMASIPTYNPMRLDLASNDAIRIRAITDQYEPGSTMKAITAAALIDEGVLKPTDQVDGLGGAVHVGPYVIRDDHPLNKTTFQVALEQSSNVVFATSALRLDSRKYYKYVRDFGFGIPTGIDLRGEVRGVLRKPNQFKEGTQSYMAHGYGLSCTALQMVNAYAAIANGGVMMEPHCVREIRNSSGGRNTVLEPQTIRRVVSAATADAVIKMLVGVVENGTGKLAAIPGLAIAGKTGTSKQLVEGSYDQKQAYTATFVGFYPADNPQVAMIVLLDKPQTSIYGGTVAAPIFKRIVQKTMTMVKLGDSERTTIMNMMKADSVRVPELRGMPLATADTILSMNGLLLTTSSEYGMIGTQKPLAGTMVERGSSVEVNTVKHKGEYVPNVIGLTLRRAVSILHDAGFQVKIRGSGLVTGQEQKADTCILTAKRDQAQ from the coding sequence GTGAACAGTGTAAACGCATACGATCCCATACGATGGCGGGCGGGGCTGATTAGTGCCATTTTTGCTTTTGCATTTGTTGTAATCCTGGGCAGACTGTTTTGGGTTCAGGTGCTTGATAACGGCAAGTATCGTGACGCCGCCCGAAAACAGTACGAAAGCAAGGTTGAGCTTCGGGCTGAAAGAGGAAGTTTGTTTGACCGGAACAACAGAGAAGTTGTTGGGATGATCCGCACTACATCGTTTGCGGCTGACCCCGAAATGGTGAAACACCCCGAGACAATTGCACAGCTGATTTCCACGGCTACGGGTATTGCAACAGATGTACTGTTGCAAAAAATTCGGCAACCTGGAAAGCGTTTTGTCTGGCTTGCACGTGGAGTAAACACATCACTGTTCCCGGATCTTGAAAATTTACGAGACCCCGGTCTGATCCGCGTGACAGAGCCCAAACGTAACTTTTTGTACGGTCCGGTGTGCGCGCAGTTAATTGGCGTTACCGATTTGGATAACAACGGTCTGACCGGCCTTGAGCTTCAGTACAACAACATTCTGCGTGGTCAGAGTGGTTTTGTGGTTATGCAACGTGATGGCAAGGGCAGACTGCGTTCAGGCGTGAACCCTGAACGAAGCAGTCCACAAAACGGACATAGTTTGGAACTCACCATTGATATCGAGTTCCAGCGAATTGCCGAAAAGGAGCTTGAGCGCGGAGTTCGCGAATCCGGTGCCGTCAGTGGCACAGTTATAGCCCTGATACCCTCAACCGGTGAGGTATTGGCAATGGCTTCAATACCCACGTATAATCCAATGCGATTAGACCTGGCATCGAACGATGCAATACGGATTCGTGCAATAACCGATCAGTATGAACCCGGTTCAACAATGAAGGCAATAACGGCAGCAGCTCTCATCGATGAAGGAGTGCTGAAACCCACAGATCAGGTGGATGGCCTGGGCGGTGCTGTTCATGTAGGACCGTATGTTATCCGCGACGATCACCCACTGAACAAGACTACATTCCAGGTTGCATTGGAGCAAAGCAGTAATGTAGTGTTTGCTACCAGTGCATTGCGGTTGGATAGCCGAAAATATTATAAATATGTTCGTGACTTTGGGTTTGGGATTCCTACAGGTATCGACCTTCGTGGTGAAGTTCGTGGTGTACTACGAAAACCAAACCAGTTCAAGGAAGGCACCCAAAGCTATATGGCCCATGGCTACGGATTGTCTTGTACGGCACTACAAATGGTAAATGCATACGCAGCAATTGCTAATGGCGGTGTAATGATGGAACCTCACTGCGTTCGTGAAATCCGGAATTCATCTGGGGGTAGAAATACCGTTCTTGAGCCTCAGACAATTCGCCGGGTGGTGTCGGCAGCAACAGCAGACGCCGTTATAAAAATGTTGGTAGGCGTGGTTGAAAACGGTACCGGGAAACTAGCAGCAATTCCCGGACTTGCTATTGCCGGTAAAACGGGGACATCGAAACAGCTGGTAGAGGGAAGCTATGATCAGAAACAGGCATATACAGCAACGTTTGTTGGTTTCTACCCTGCAGATAATCCCCAGGTTGCGATGATCGTACTGCTTGACAAACCGCAAACAAGTATTTACGGAGGCACCGTAGCAGCGCCAATCTTTAAACGAATTGTGCAAAAAACAATGACGATGGTAAAGCTTGGTGACTCAGAACGGACCACCATTATGAACATGATGAAGGCCGACTCTGTACGGGTCCCGGAACTGCGCGGTATGCCTTTGGCAACAGCCGATACCATACTGTCCATGAACGGCCTGTTACTTACAACATCATCCGAGTATGGCATGATAGGCACTCAGAAACCGCTGGCAGGAACCATGGTGGAAAGGGGCTCGTCAGTAGAAGTAAATACCGTAAAGCACAAAGGCGAATATGTGCCCAACGTAATCGGACTAACCTTGCGCAGGGCGGTTAGCATCCTTCATGATGCAGGATTCCAAGTAAAAATCCGCGGAAGCGGTTTGGTTACCGGACAAGAACAAAAAGCCGACACATGCATATTAACGGCAAAACGGGATCAAGCACAGTAA